A region of Lichenibacterium dinghuense DNA encodes the following proteins:
- a CDS encoding AAA family ATPase, with protein sequence MLATTFSSLTEVVDGRRPLRLAFHSVGELRGRLFFDVRPLRTSARPDPRLEAVRRVIARTRLASSSTCRMCGGPAHRRLVALEWALCDHHADAVDQPPVPASIEDRTFALYRIEEISAALGEAPATTCDQGVPHDGTGHQAHLRGILDAGERARWRSLVRPDEAGLDDLDDLDRRAPHMREVTGLVRRHLRAALVIGRPIRLPPLMLVGEPGIGKSWYLSRLAQVLRVPFRHYPMNLSSLGEGLFGAHASWRNARPGLVARTLLSEPVANVMILVDEADKPPLIGAEDPYRAFYGLLEPEGARSFVDEYLSFPMDASAILWVLAGNSTDALPPPIVDRLTVVRIPAMDEGQLRAVAASVYGEANANCDGFFDAELREETMRHLLGTNVRGIRRAVDDAMVRAAADGRRSIGPGDVVVHEGGTDRRIGFMRERRP encoded by the coding sequence TTGTTGGCGACGACCTTCTCGTCGCTCACCGAGGTCGTCGACGGCCGCAGGCCCCTCCGTCTGGCCTTCCACTCCGTCGGCGAGCTCCGGGGAAGGCTGTTCTTCGACGTCCGCCCCCTGCGCACCTCGGCCAGACCCGACCCACGCCTCGAGGCGGTGCGGCGGGTGATCGCGCGAACGAGGCTGGCGTCCTCCTCGACGTGCCGGATGTGCGGCGGCCCCGCCCACAGACGGTTGGTCGCCCTCGAGTGGGCCCTCTGCGACCACCACGCCGACGCCGTCGACCAGCCGCCCGTCCCCGCGTCGATCGAAGACAGGACCTTCGCCCTATATCGGATCGAAGAGATCTCCGCGGCACTCGGCGAGGCGCCCGCGACGACGTGCGACCAAGGGGTCCCGCACGACGGGACGGGCCACCAAGCGCACCTGCGCGGCATCCTCGACGCCGGCGAGCGCGCGCGGTGGCGCTCCTTGGTCCGGCCCGACGAAGCCGGGCTGGACGACCTCGACGACCTCGACCGGCGCGCGCCGCACATGCGGGAGGTGACCGGCCTCGTCCGTCGGCACCTGCGGGCCGCCCTCGTCATCGGTCGACCGATCCGCCTTCCACCGCTGATGCTCGTCGGCGAACCCGGGATCGGCAAGTCCTGGTACCTGTCGCGCTTGGCCCAGGTCCTGCGCGTGCCGTTCCGGCATTACCCCATGAACCTGTCGTCGCTCGGGGAGGGACTGTTCGGCGCCCACGCGTCGTGGCGCAACGCCCGGCCGGGCCTCGTCGCCAGGACGCTCCTGTCGGAACCGGTCGCCAACGTCATGATCCTCGTCGACGAGGCCGACAAGCCGCCCCTCATCGGAGCCGAGGATCCCTACCGGGCCTTCTACGGCCTGCTCGAGCCGGAGGGCGCGAGGTCGTTCGTCGACGAGTACCTATCCTTCCCGATGGACGCGAGCGCGATTCTCTGGGTGCTCGCCGGGAACTCGACGGACGCCCTGCCGCCACCCATCGTCGACCGCCTCACCGTCGTGCGCATCCCCGCGATGGACGAGGGGCAGTTGCGTGCCGTGGCGGCGAGCGTCTACGGCGAGGCCAACGCGAACTGCGACGGCTTCTTCGACGCGGAGCTTCGCGAGGAGACCATGCGTCACCTCCTCGGGACCAACGTGCGGGGCATCCGGCGCGCCGTCGATGACGCCATGGTCCGCGCCGCCGCCGACGGGCGCCGGTCGATCGGGCCCGGGGACGTCGTCGTGCACGAAGGCGGGACGGATCGCCGGATCGGCTTCATGCGGGAGCGCCGACCATGA